Proteins encoded together in one Aminipila butyrica window:
- a CDS encoding ribonuclease H-like domain-containing protein, protein MDPKYIQYHSRLLDFYLGSAMHKKIGVLDIETTGLSPQNSHFILGGLLIYQEEGVTLRQYFAESLEEERETLLAYLRDIQQLDILITYNGKHFDLKFLQGRMRALSLWEDFIFPFNLDLYLLINGHSSLRKLLPNLKQKTVENFMGLWGDRADEISGAESVELYKRFLYTKDPEIRRLIMLHNSDDVLQLSQLLPVTEKSDIHKAFFSLGFPVEDLHVSKIAFHSGNLQICGSQQNPLTYAAYQLDDCSCSLDFDRYSEEFSMELPIIKRSGLMIADTRVFDKDFSALQKYDTYDSGFLVLKQGDTVHYRETNHFVKLITERVREVLPI, encoded by the coding sequence ATGGATCCAAAATATATACAATATCACTCTCGCCTGCTGGATTTTTACCTCGGCAGCGCCATGCATAAAAAAATTGGTGTGCTGGACATTGAGACGACCGGCCTATCCCCTCAAAACAGCCACTTTATATTGGGCGGCCTGCTGATTTATCAAGAGGAAGGGGTTACCTTGCGCCAATACTTTGCAGAAAGCCTGGAGGAAGAACGAGAGACTCTGCTAGCCTATTTACGGGATATTCAGCAGTTAGATATCTTGATTACCTACAATGGTAAACACTTCGATTTAAAATTTCTGCAAGGTCGTATGCGGGCCCTAAGCCTGTGGGAAGACTTTATCTTTCCCTTCAATCTGGACCTCTATCTGCTGATTAACGGTCATTCCTCTCTGCGAAAACTTCTTCCCAACCTAAAGCAGAAAACTGTCGAAAATTTTATGGGCCTGTGGGGGGATCGAGCAGATGAAATATCGGGAGCCGAAAGCGTAGAATTATATAAACGTTTTCTGTACACCAAGGACCCCGAGATTCGACGACTTATCATGCTGCACAACAGCGACGATGTCCTGCAACTCTCTCAGTTGCTTCCTGTCACAGAAAAATCCGATATACACAAGGCCTTTTTCTCCCTCGGCTTTCCCGTGGAAGACCTACATGTTTCTAAGATTGCCTTCCATTCTGGTAACCTACAAATTTGCGGCAGCCAGCAAAATCCACTGACCTATGCGGCCTATCAACTGGATGATTGTTCCTGCTCTTTAGATTTTGACCGATATTCCGAAGAATTTTCTATGGAATTGCCCATAATAAAGAGGTCTGGGCTGATGATTGCCGATACTCGAGTATTTGATAAAGACTTTTCAGCCTTGCAGAAGTACGATACTTATGACAGTGGTTTCTTGGTGTTAAAACAGGGAGACACTGTCCATTATAGAGAAACGAACCACTTTGTAAAATTAATTACAGAGCGGGTGCGGGAGGTCCTGCCCATATGA
- a CDS encoding NUDIX domain-containing protein, whose product MTFEEKTISSEMIYQGAILNLRRDKVQVIGGGTSHREIVEHNGGVAMIAVKEDGKVLLVRQFRKPVEKVVLEVPAGKIEKGEDPYETAVRELKEETGYTAEQVQFLTKFYPSVGYSQEVLYIYLCTGLTAGETAFDEHEALDILEMDLDQLFKMTVNGEIEDGKTAIAIMQAWAKLKLK is encoded by the coding sequence ATGACCTTTGAAGAGAAAACCATATCTAGTGAAATGATTTATCAGGGAGCTATTTTGAATCTGCGCCGGGATAAGGTGCAGGTCATCGGGGGAGGGACTTCTCACCGAGAGATTGTAGAGCATAACGGCGGAGTGGCGATGATTGCCGTCAAAGAGGATGGAAAGGTTCTGTTGGTCCGTCAGTTCAGAAAGCCTGTAGAGAAGGTGGTTTTAGAGGTTCCGGCAGGAAAAATCGAAAAGGGGGAAGATCCCTATGAGACAGCTGTGCGGGAGCTGAAAGAAGAGACGGGTTATACTGCCGAGCAGGTCCAGTTTTTGACTAAATTTTACCCTTCTGTGGGCTATTCCCAGGAGGTCCTGTACATTTACCTGTGTACAGGCCTGACAGCAGGAGAGACGGCCTTTGATGAGCATGAGGCACTAGACATCCTGGAGATGGATTTAGATCAGCTGTTTAAGATGACTGTAAACGGTGAGATTGAAGACGGCAAGACGGCTATCGCGATTATGCAGGCCTGGGCTAAACTGAAGCTGAAATAG
- a CDS encoding metallophosphoesterase: MRTIARLNEVYKNAKIVPFDDTSKFVFFSDTHRGDDSIADEFGRNKHIFYHALNYYYQNDFTYVEVGDGDELWENSNFEHIRNGHFSVFNKLKEFYDAGRLYMIFGNHNMKMRSPQWVEKNMYQVYDEYLGTKEDLFPGLKIYEAFRFEHQKTGQELFVVHGHQGDLLNDQLAFFSHFMIRFFWRFMHLVGVKYAASPAKSRRKMHKVEKNYTKWNAETNTIIVCGHTHRPKFPDPGEPAYFNIGCGMHPRGITCLELLYGKLILVTWRVHSKKDGTLFIKRTALKGPMPLRAYASHPSAQRKQE, encoded by the coding sequence ATGAGAACCATTGCAAGATTAAATGAAGTATATAAGAATGCCAAAATTGTGCCCTTTGACGATACCTCCAAGTTCGTCTTTTTCAGTGACACGCACCGAGGAGACGACAGTATCGCCGACGAATTTGGCCGTAACAAACACATTTTTTATCATGCACTAAACTACTATTACCAAAATGATTTCACCTACGTAGAGGTAGGTGATGGCGACGAGCTCTGGGAAAATTCTAACTTTGAGCACATTCGGAACGGTCACTTTTCTGTGTTCAACAAGCTGAAAGAGTTCTACGATGCCGGTCGGCTGTACATGATTTTTGGCAATCACAACATGAAGATGAGATCCCCTCAGTGGGTAGAAAAAAATATGTATCAGGTCTACGATGAATATCTGGGGACAAAAGAAGACTTGTTTCCTGGTTTAAAAATCTACGAAGCTTTCCGCTTTGAGCACCAAAAGACCGGTCAAGAGCTCTTTGTAGTCCACGGTCACCAAGGGGACCTGCTCAATGACCAGCTAGCCTTCTTCTCCCATTTCATGATTCGCTTTTTCTGGCGCTTCATGCACCTGGTTGGGGTGAAATATGCTGCCAGCCCGGCTAAAAGCCGGCGCAAAATGCACAAGGTGGAAAAAAATTACACCAAATGGAATGCCGAAACAAATACCATCATCGTTTGTGGTCATACCCACCGTCCTAAATTCCCTGATCCAGGCGAACCAGCCTACTTCAATATCGGCTGCGGTATGCACCCCAGAGGCATCACCTGCCTGGAACTGCTTTACGGAAAACTTATTCTGGTCACCTGGCGGGTTCATTCCAAAAAAGATGGGACCCTATTTATAAAACGGACCGCCTTAAAAGGTCCTATGCCCTTGAGAGCCTATGCAAGCCATCCCTCTGCTCAAAGAAAACAGGAGTAA
- a CDS encoding ABC-F family ATP-binding cassette domain-containing protein encodes MINVTNVSMNFSGTTLFKDVDLKFTPGNCYGIIGANGAGKSTFLRILSGDLDPTTGNVSIGKDMRMSVLKQDHFAFDDFNVLDTIIQGNPRLYQIMKEKDALYAKEDFTDEDGIKASELEGEFAELDGWEAESDAGRLIQGLGLSMDVMYSEMGSLTEKEKVKVLLAQALFGKPEIILLDEPTNGLDIVAINWLEDFLLDYQGTMLVVSHDRHFLNTVCTNIVDVDYGKIKMYVGNYEFWYESSQLVQRMLKDQNKKNEDKIKELQGFIQRFSANKSKSKQATSRRKLIEKLTVDEMPSSSRRYPYVGFQMDREAGKELLTVEGISKTIDGVKILDNLTFRLNKGDKVAFVGENEIANTTLFKILMEEMEPDEGTFKWGVSTSQSYFPRENGAFFEESDLNIIKWLGQFTTETTETFLRGFLGRMLFSGEDVYKPVKVLSGGEKVRCMLSRMMLFGSNILVLDQPTNHLDLESITALNNGLIEFKGNLLFASHDHEFIQTIANRIMEIQEDGSLVDRLCTYDEFIEQFGK; translated from the coding sequence ATGATAAATGTTACAAATGTCAGTATGAACTTTAGTGGAACGACGCTTTTTAAAGACGTAGATTTGAAATTTACGCCGGGCAACTGCTATGGCATCATTGGGGCCAACGGTGCTGGGAAATCCACTTTTTTACGAATTTTATCCGGTGACCTGGACCCGACTACAGGGAATGTGTCCATCGGTAAAGACATGCGGATGTCCGTGCTAAAGCAGGACCACTTCGCTTTTGATGATTTTAATGTGTTGGACACCATTATTCAGGGCAATCCTCGATTGTACCAGATTATGAAGGAAAAGGATGCGCTGTATGCAAAAGAAGACTTTACCGATGAAGACGGCATCAAGGCTTCTGAGCTGGAAGGTGAGTTTGCTGAATTAGACGGATGGGAAGCTGAGTCCGATGCAGGCAGACTGATTCAGGGCCTGGGCCTTTCCATGGATGTGATGTACAGTGAAATGGGCAGTCTGACGGAAAAGGAAAAGGTAAAGGTGTTGCTGGCCCAAGCTTTATTTGGTAAACCGGAGATCATCCTCCTGGACGAGCCGACCAATGGTTTGGATATCGTAGCGATCAACTGGTTGGAGGACTTCCTGTTGGATTATCAGGGTACGATGCTGGTAGTCTCCCATGACCGTCACTTCCTAAATACCGTGTGTACAAACATTGTAGACGTGGATTACGGAAAGATTAAGATGTACGTGGGCAACTACGAGTTTTGGTATGAATCCTCCCAGCTGGTTCAGCGGATGCTTAAGGACCAGAACAAAAAGAACGAAGATAAGATTAAAGAGCTGCAAGGATTTATTCAGCGGTTCTCCGCCAATAAATCAAAGTCCAAGCAGGCGACGTCTAGAAGAAAGCTGATTGAAAAGCTGACAGTGGATGAGATGCCGTCTTCCTCTAGAAGATATCCTTATGTGGGATTCCAGATGGATCGAGAGGCAGGGAAAGAGCTGCTGACCGTAGAAGGTATCTCTAAGACCATCGACGGCGTAAAGATTTTGGATAACCTGACTTTCCGTTTGAATAAAGGGGATAAGGTAGCTTTTGTCGGTGAAAATGAAATTGCCAATACCACTCTGTTTAAAATCCTTATGGAAGAGATGGAGCCGGATGAAGGCACCTTCAAGTGGGGTGTGAGCACGTCTCAGTCCTATTTCCCAAGAGAAAACGGCGCTTTCTTTGAGGAAAGCGACTTGAACATCATCAAATGGCTGGGACAGTTCACCACAGAGACCACAGAAACCTTCCTGCGAGGATTCTTGGGACGGATGCTTTTCTCGGGAGAGGATGTATATAAACCAGTAAAGGTATTATCCGGAGGAGAAAAAGTTCGTTGTATGCTGTCCAGAATGATGCTCTTTGGCTCAAATATCCTGGTGCTGGATCAGCCGACCAACCATCTGGATCTAGAGTCCATCACCGCGTTGAATAACGGCCTCATCGAGTTTAAGGGCAATCTGCTGTTTGCCTCCCATGACCACGAATTCATCCAGACCATTGCCAATCGGATTATGGAGATTCAGGAAGACGGCAGCCTGGTAGACCGTCTCTGCACCTACGATGAATTTATTGAGCAGTTCGGCAAATAA
- the proC gene encoding pyrroline-5-carboxylate reductase: protein MRVGFIGAGNMGGAILRGCLASGQVLPTEVCVCGRSPEKLEALCQELGVQSCGSIRELVESSQVIMLGVKPNMFPEVLPQVAEAYSSDKVLVSMAAGITMASIGEGVSQSAKIIRVMPNTPAAVGEAMTSVSRNPQVNDEEFAEILELFQSIGRAEEVKEELIHCVIGVSGSSPAYTYMYIDALAEAAVKNGMEKEQALVFAAQSVLGAAKMVLETGVDPVQLRINVCSPGGTTIEAVERLQHLGFAEVVQSGFQAAVDKSRKMSR, encoded by the coding sequence ATGAGAGTAGGTTTTATAGGAGCCGGTAATATGGGCGGGGCCATTCTTCGGGGATGTCTGGCTTCGGGTCAGGTTTTACCGACGGAGGTTTGTGTATGCGGCAGGAGCCCAGAAAAGCTGGAAGCACTTTGCCAGGAACTAGGTGTTCAGAGCTGTGGGAGCATAAGGGAGTTGGTGGAGAGCAGCCAAGTAATTATGCTGGGGGTGAAGCCTAATATGTTTCCTGAGGTGCTGCCTCAGGTGGCGGAAGCTTACAGCTCAGACAAAGTGCTGGTATCTATGGCTGCTGGTATAACCATGGCCAGCATTGGCGAAGGAGTGAGCCAGTCGGCCAAGATTATCCGCGTTATGCCCAATACCCCAGCCGCAGTGGGAGAGGCTATGACTTCGGTGAGCAGAAATCCCCAGGTGAACGACGAGGAGTTTGCGGAGATTTTGGAGCTGTTTCAGTCCATCGGCAGGGCGGAAGAAGTAAAGGAAGAGTTGATTCACTGTGTAATCGGTGTCAGCGGCAGCAGTCCGGCCTATACCTACATGTATATTGATGCGCTGGCAGAAGCGGCTGTAAAAAATGGCATGGAGAAAGAGCAGGCCCTGGTATTTGCAGCGCAGTCTGTGTTGGGCGCTGCGAAGATGGTGCTGGAGACCGGGGTGGATCCCGTTCAACTGCGAATAAACGTATGCTCACCGGGTGGAACTACCATCGAGGCAGTGGAACGGCTTCAGCACTTGGGCTTTGCAGAGGTGGTGCAGTCTGGTTTTCAGGCGGCAGTGGATAAATCCAGGAAGATGAGCAGATAG
- a CDS encoding spore coat protein, producing the protein MILTEKEKMLLNDLKSEEKLCVDKYSKYATEASCNQLKSLFSSLGAIEQNHYDTLTQILSGTTPAMGMGGGQKPNLQQMGGQQPAAAAQAQSIPQMSSQAQSGYQNKTRDQYLCTDALGTEKHVSSMYDTCIFEFKDESVRNTLNHIQKEEQEHGKKIYDYMAQNGMYS; encoded by the coding sequence ATGATATTGACGGAAAAGGAAAAAATGTTGCTCAACGATTTAAAGTCAGAGGAAAAGCTTTGCGTAGACAAGTACAGCAAATATGCTACAGAGGCTAGCTGCAACCAGCTGAAAAGTTTGTTCTCCAGCCTGGGCGCCATCGAGCAGAACCATTACGACACGCTTACTCAGATTTTAAGTGGTACTACCCCAGCAATGGGCATGGGCGGCGGGCAGAAGCCAAACTTGCAGCAGATGGGTGGACAGCAGCCGGCGGCAGCTGCACAGGCGCAAAGCATCCCACAGATGAGCAGTCAAGCTCAGAGCGGTTATCAAAACAAGACCAGGGATCAATACCTGTGCACGGACGCCTTAGGTACAGAAAAACATGTGTCCTCCATGTATGACACCTGCATCTTTGAATTCAAAGATGAAAGCGTGCGAAATACGTTAAACCACATTCAAAAAGAAGAGCAGGAACACGGAAAGAAAATTTACGATTACATGGCTCAAAACGGCATGTATAGCTAA
- the proB gene encoding glutamate 5-kinase → MSAISDVIKESRKIVIKLGSNVLSDDHGNVNQTIIRNLVEQVNGLIQQGKQVVLVSSGARICGIGAINKWSRKGDINYKQALCAIGQVELMMAYKQYFSDYGFHVGQILLTREDFEDHTRNLNIRNALFTLVDEGVVPIINENDSVSVDEIKIGDNDTLSGLTATLWNADALIILSDIDGVFDKDPKTHADAKLIEEISDIDELLANIDVEGGSSFGTGGITCKIEAARRVNKYGIPLILLNGKKLNIIQGAAEGTENGTVFSGKAE, encoded by the coding sequence ATGAGCGCGATAAGTGATGTAATAAAAGAAAGCAGAAAAATTGTCATTAAGCTGGGGAGCAATGTGTTGTCTGATGATCACGGCAATGTGAACCAAACGATCATCCGAAATTTAGTGGAGCAGGTAAATGGACTGATTCAGCAGGGTAAGCAGGTGGTGCTGGTTTCTTCTGGCGCTCGAATTTGCGGTATTGGAGCAATCAACAAGTGGAGCAGAAAAGGCGATATCAACTATAAGCAGGCTCTGTGTGCCATTGGACAGGTCGAACTGATGATGGCGTATAAGCAGTATTTCAGCGATTACGGTTTTCATGTAGGTCAGATTCTTCTGACCAGAGAGGACTTTGAGGACCACACCAGAAATTTGAATATTCGCAATGCGCTGTTTACCTTAGTGGATGAAGGGGTGGTGCCGATCATCAATGAAAACGACAGTGTTAGTGTGGATGAGATTAAGATTGGCGACAATGATACCCTCAGTGGGCTGACGGCTACTCTTTGGAATGCAGATGCCTTAATCATCCTCAGTGATATTGACGGCGTCTTCGATAAAGATCCAAAGACTCATGCTGATGCGAAGCTTATTGAAGAAATCAGCGATATTGATGAATTGTTGGCCAATATTGACGTGGAAGGTGGCAGCAGCTTCGGTACTGGAGGTATCACTTGTAAGATTGAGGCAGCCAGACGAGTGAACAAGTATGGCATTCCACTGATTCTGCTCAATGGCAAGAAACTGAACATCATTCAAGGCGCAGCAGAGGGAACGGAAAACGGAACCGTGTTTTCGGGAAAGGCAGAGTAA
- a CDS encoding stage V sporulation protein S yields MEVLKVSAKSNPNSVAGALAGVLREKGDAEIQAIGAGALNQAIKAVAIARGFVAPGGVDLICVPAFTDIQIEGEERTAIKLIIQPR; encoded by the coding sequence ATGGAAGTTTTAAAGGTGTCAGCAAAGTCAAATCCCAATTCTGTAGCAGGGGCACTTGCAGGGGTGTTAAGGGAAAAGGGGGATGCAGAAATACAGGCCATAGGGGCTGGAGCTTTAAATCAGGCGATAAAGGCTGTGGCTATCGCCAGAGGTTTTGTAGCGCCGGGAGGAGTGGACCTGATTTGTGTACCGGCATTTACAGATATACAAATTGAAGGGGAGGAACGAACTGCGATTAAACTGATCATTCAGCCTCGTTAA